In the Phycisphaerales bacterium genome, CTCATGCGCGACTGCCGCGCGGCCGAATCGGCGGGTCTCGGAAAGGTCGTCGAGCCACTCGTATCGACCAGTCTGCCAGACTCGGCCCGGCAGCCCGTCGCCCCGGCCGAAGCGCATGCCGCTACTGGCTTTGACAAAACGGTCGAGATTCTGGCCATCGCGGTGGGCAACGGAGGCCTCGATGACGAGTTGTCCGTCGGCGTCCGGCACCCACGCTTCGCCGCAGTCCCACCCCGTCACTTCGCAGACGCGCTGCAGCGTCATGAGCAGCGCGGAGTTCAGATCCGTCGCTTCGCCCAGCGCCAGGCTCAGTTCCTGGATCAGCCGAAGTTCCGCCTCCGCCCGGTGCCGCTCGGAAACATCGTGAATGATGCCGGTGAAGAGCGGAAACTCCTCGCCGGGCACATCGACGCGCGACACCGAAATCTCAATGGGGAACACGGACCCGTCGCGCCGCGCCGCCTCGAAAGCGCGCGTCCTGCCGAGAATGCCGGTCACCCCGGTTTGCCGGTACCGGGCCAGATAGCCGTCGTGGGCGCTGCGATGCGGCTCGGGCATCAGCACACTCACATTGCGCCCGACCAGTTCATCGGGCTTGTACCCGAACACGCGCTCGATCGACTTGCTGACCGACACAATCGCGCCGCGCGAATCGATCGTGATGATCGGATCGAGCGTGGAGTCCAGCACCGCTTCCAGGCGGGCCAGCAGTTCGCGTTCAGTCATGGATCGGCTGGAATTCGGGCTCGGAGTGTGCGGCGCCTGGGTGGGCATGGTGCTCGTGGCCTGCCTTGCGTGGAGGAACAACAATCGCCTATGAACAAAACACGTGCCGCTCTCGTCGCCGGACTGCTCCTGACGCCCCCAATCACGGCTGTGCTCGGGAAAACCGCCCCGGGAATTCCGCCGGGTGCGGATAATGCGACGCAAGCCCTCGTCGACTCTCCCAGACATGGCGAATGGGCGGGGGTGAAGATTCCCGATTCTGAGACAACGCTCAAAACCTGGGTCGCCTACCCCGAGCGGTCCGACCACGCGCCGGTGGTCATCGTCATCCACGAGATCTTCGGCATGACCGACTGGGTGCGGGCCGTGGCCGACGGACTCGCGGCCGAGGGCTTCATCGCCGTCGCTCCCGATCTGCTCTCCGGAATGGGACCGGACGGCGGCGGCACCGAGTCGTTCCAAGGCGATGCGGTGCGCGAAGCCATCCGCAAGATCACCGATGATGAACTGACCACGCGACTCAACGCGGTCCGCGACTACGCCCTCTCGCTGCCCTCCGCGGCGGATACGTCGGCGTGCATCGGCTTCTGCTGGGGCGGGACGAGCACCTTCACCTACGCCACGCGCCAGCCGGCGCTGGATGCGGCGATCGTCTACTACGGCACAGCGCCCGGTCAGGAGGCGATGGCCAGCATCGAGTGC is a window encoding:
- a CDS encoding dienelactone hydrolase family protein; protein product: MKIPDSETTLKTWVAYPERSDHAPVVIVIHEIFGMTDWVRAVADGLAAEGFIAVAPDLLSGMGPDGGGTESFQGDAVREAIRKITDDELTTRLNAVRDYALSLPSAADTSACIGFCWGGTSTFTYATRQPALDAAIVYYGTAPGQEAMASIECPVLGLYGGDDNRVTSTVEPTAKAMRELDKTYTHHVYEGAGHGFLRQQTGRDGANAKAAESAWKETLTFLGERLEKK